The Methanobrevibacter sp. genome segment GAATATTCAAAATTTAAATTCAAAGAATATTCGTGGAAATTCACCGAACAAATGCAAATGTCCTAATTGTGGTTATGAAGAACCTAAAATCAGAGGTATTCCTTGCAGAACTAAAACATGTCCAGAATGCGGATCTCCCCTACAGGGAAGAGGAATGTGCAGAATTTAAGGAGATGATTAAATGGCAGATAATTTAAAATATGTTTGCAAAGAATGTGGTTTCAACTGGATAACCTTAAATGGTGAACATGAAATGTGTCCAAAATGCCACAGCAAAACAATAGAACTCATGGGGGAAGTAAAGAATTTAGATATAGATTCAATATTAAATCACAATAAACGAATGGGCGGATGTTGTGGTTCTGCTCGTGGAAGGGGTCCGTTGACATGTGGAAAACCTTATCCTGACCATCATGACCCAAACGTTCCACATGATCCGGAAAAATGCTGCGGACATAAAGTATGTTAAAAAACATACTTTTTTTTTTTTTTTTTTTTAATTGTTTTTAGGAGGTTAAAAAATGGCTGAAATTACAATAAACTTTAATGAATGTGACGATTGTGGAGACTGTACAGATGTGTGTCCGATGGAAGTTTTAATTCTTGAAGACGGAAAATTAAAAATCAATGATCCTGAGGAATGCAGCTACTGTGAAACCTGTGCGGATGTCTGTCCTAATGAATGCATTACAATAAAATAAAAATTTAAATTATTTCTTAATTTGTTGTATTTGTTTAACAAAGATTTAGTAAGCGTTTTACAAATGAAAAAGCAATAAATAAAAAAAGTTGGGATTAAAAAAATATCTAATAATATGGGGTTAATTGATGTTCTTTA includes the following:
- a CDS encoding 4Fe-4S binding protein — protein: MAEITINFNECDDCGDCTDVCPMEVLILEDGKLKINDPEECSYCETCADVCPNECITIK
- a CDS encoding DNA-binding protein, with translation MADNLKYVCKECGFNWITLNGEHEMCPKCHSKTIELMGEVKNLDIDSILNHNKRMGGCCGSARGRGPLTCGKPYPDHHDPNVPHDPEKCCGHKVC